AGCAGCTAAAGGAATGATTAACTGGGAAGAGGATTCTCAGAGCTTCTGCAAATTTTAAAGGGCAAAGCAGTCTTCCGCAGGTACCCCCACCACTCTCACAGTACTCAGCCCTTTCCATTAAAAccccctcctcttcttctttttcacATTGTTCAGTGGCGCTGGGGAGCACACAGCACTGATGAGCTCCATTCATTCCTCCTACTCTTCCTCTCACTCAGTAAATGATAATTTAGAAGTTCTCCCTTTCCCCGGGTATTCATGattcaacggggggggggggggaacagggggGCTGTTCCAAACCCTCCTTCTTGAAAAAGAAAGTAGAGAAGAGACAGGGTGGCTCCCGCGAGGAGGGGGGAAGCAGGCGGCCGTCTCCGGTGCGCCTGTGAAGCGTACGCCCGATATCCCAGATTCACTGCCCTGGCCAACGCTCCCAGCAGGACTTGGAGGAGGGCAGATAACATCTGGGAGATATGGCTCCAATTGTTTTGATTCGGAAATAGTTTTGAGTTGTAGgaaatgcccccctccccctcccccactagtGCCACTTGGCTCTGACCTTGGAGAGGAGGATGTGAGATCATCATGGCCATTTGTTCCTAGCATCCCCGTTACgtctgtgtgtctgtgcgtgcatgtgtgtgttaagACACTGCTGTAAGGGTGCACACGCTGGGCCTCAGTCTGCGGTGCACGCACGTGCATTTGTGCATCCCACGTACGTTTTGCtaccttttaaaggaccaactAAAACAGACACTGTAGGACGTGGGCTTAGGAGACCGATTTGCAGGTATAAAAGTGGCCCTGGTGTGGTAATTAAACGCAGGGCCCCCATTCGGTTCCCATTTTAGAACAGGAGACGCTGCCCATGCAAGTCAACCCAACCCggctttcaaaaaataaaaactggaaatatattgaaaacttttcaaaaaggggaAGGGAAACCACTTAATAAGGCCCAGATTTCTCGGACTGtggacccccccctcccacccacccacctgtTAGTGTCaccttccctctttttttttttcttccttcacaGGTCCTGCTGCTTTGAACAGCCTCTGTGTCCATGGCTGATACGCATGTGTGggactgtgtctgtgtctgtgtttctctctctttcgctCCGTGTCCTGTGCATCTATGCCTGCCTGTGTCGccctctctgtgtctgggtgtccAAGTCCTTGTGTGCCTGTCCGTGAATGTGGGTGTCTCCCTTTCCTTTTGTGCATACAGACCCCAGCCTGCTCCTGCTCTCCAAGGAGAGAACCTGTCTGCTGCTCTTGCAGAGATCCTGATCCATAAAACCCATCCTGGAGAGCAAGGCCTGGTAGGAAAAGAATGCCTCTGCCGGCAGATgtgatgaacaaaaaaaaaacaaaaaacccggTTCAGAGCAACATCTGGAGGAAACTACTGATGTCACCGCTCACCTCGTTCTGGGGAAACTAAAGTTTTAGTAGTCTATAAATAGTTTTGGCAAGCCCAGAAGCAGGAACTGTTTtgtgggggttttatttttttttggtaattaAAATTTTATTGACTGCCTACTCAAAACAGTTACACACTCATGAGAAGACTGACATCAGCTACAGAATATGCCCAAACTCCAAAGCAACCCGCCTCCTCCCCCATGATGAATCCAGGAGTCATCCAGCTCTCCTCATGCATCGGAGCTGAAGGGCTCCGCGGTGCCCACCTACCTGATGAAGTAGCAGCAGAAGATCAGACTGAGGACAAACACAAAAATGCCGGTGCCGAATATGACCATGTAGATATTCAGGGGAAGGTCCTGGAAGGTGATTGGAGGCATCGTACACGATTTATTGGTATAAATGAGCCCCAAACCACAGAAGCATCCtgcaagaaggagaaaaaaaaaccacacacactgTAAAAACAGGGGAACCAGAAGAGACGACGGATCACGGCCTCTTTGTTTAGTCTGAAGCTCGTGATTtgctcgaccccccccccccccctcctcaacctCGTCAGTTTTCATCCTGCCTGTCTGGGCTTCACCTCAGTCTGAACCGGCCCCAATGGGCTACGGCACCGTGCACCTTCATTCACAGCCACCCAGACATGGCAGCAGCAATCCTCAGTCGGGGGGTGCCCTCCAGAAACGGCACACGACCTCTTCTGACAACTCTCCTCAGGGCGATCTAGGGAGCAGGGCAGAAACCCCTCATGTactaaaatttttaaaataaatcttgaagaaaaacaaaaatcatcatcagaaaaaacaaaaagaaactaaTGACAATTCAAGTGCAAAAAGAAACCTAAAAGATGACTTCAGAGTTAAACAATCGACCAACAGCTAACCATTCTAAACCTAAAGACACTGCAATCTGAATTCAAACTATTAACTGACATGAACTcattcatctctctccatacacTGACAGTGAGTAACTCTGTCCCATTTCCCAGCCACCACCGCCTCCTATTTAAATATTACACACACCAAATTCCAGCTTGTTCAGTCATAAGAACACCTTGTTTCCAGTTTCTGATAATCATCTTTACTGCTAATGACACAAGGATGTCCAGTAATCGTTTCTTTGGTTTTGATATATGCTGTATGCCAATGGAGGGCTAAATAGCAATGTCAACAGCAACATTGGCACATGGCTGTATAAAACACATGCTCTACACTTTGCATGAGCTCTTGGAGCTGCACATTTATAGCTGCTTCTTTCAACTGCATTTCCTTCTAATTTCAGATTGCAATCGGACCTAAAAATAGAGCCATGACTATTCCTCCAGCCATGCTTCCTCGGAGCCTTAACCCACAAGCGCTGCCCTCTCCAACAAGAAAAACTGGAAGcgggtggagggaggagtgaaTCAGTGCAGGGCAACCCCTAACCCCCTGGATGCTCTGCTGGGTTTCTGTCACTGCAGAAGAGGACAATAAATAGATTCATTCAGAGAAGATGTTGTGTGTTACTGCTATTTCACGACTTCCCTATTGCAGGCTTTGCTGCCCAATTGTGAATTGTATTGGTCTTACTAaggacatttattttaaaagatcctGGAAGTAACTTTTGCAACTGGGAAGCAGAAATCTGGATAAAGTTTTCACATATACAGTCAAAAGCACTGTAAAAAGCTGCAAAACCACTAGACCTATTGCCCAAGAAAGCAAACAGCTGTGTTTAATAATGGCAATTACACCATGGAGTCAGGGACAGAGTTAGGATTTTGTGCTCCCTAGGCACGTTTGCTGCTTTCACCCTCCCACCTCCTGTCAGGGTAGCAGAGGACTCTTCTCTGCTGAAGGGAGGCAGCCAACCTAGCCAGCCTCCTGCCCCTAAATGCTAACTATCCTgggcacaggcataatgggtgcTGTGAGGGAGTACACAGAAACTCGCGCAGGACGCCTTAAAGGACTGCCACAGCTATCTGTactggtcctccttaagtcccaacccagcaagggattctagGCTAGGGTGGATCACTGCAGAGCAGGGAATTAAGAAACCAGGGTCCAGAGGGTTGGGAGAGGCCCCGGGGAGCAAAGAGGCAGCCTTCCTATGAGAGGACACATTTCCAtcatgtggaggagtagcctagtgcagCGCTTCcgcaactggtgtgtcgcgacacactagtgtgtcgccaaacaccggcaggtgtgtcgcatctcccagtgtcccactacCGCGTTCTACTTTCCTTcttttttccagcccctgcgggccaattggaagcctcctttcttcctaccgcCATTGCCCAATGGAAAGCCTCCTttattctgcctgcccccgcgcaggccaatcggaagcctcctcccttctacctaccagtgggagtagaaagaagggagaaagcctttgattggccggtgaggcaggtaTCAGaatgcccgggggtggggtgggaggaatacaAGTGTTGAActccgatgaagcaaggctgccacgggaccGTGGCGGCAAAGAAGAAACCCAACCCCgtcgaagcaaggccgccatgggagcccattcccatggtggcaaagaggaaacccgaccccgaccaagcaaggccaccacagcccgtggtggcgaagaggaaacccaatCCCGACCAAGCAAAGCCGCCACAGGctgtggcggtgaagaggaaacccgaccgaggccaccacgggagcccattcccgtggtggcaaaaaaagaaggcccgctggagtaaagccgcggtggaactggagcccatccctacagtgaaggaagaagaagtttttggtgagagctggtgtgtctgtgtgtgaatgagtgcctggctgagagctggtgtgaatgggtgccagggtgagagcttgtgtgtgtgggtgtgaatggaagcctgggtgagagcttgtgtgtgtgggtgtgaatggaagcctgggtgagagcttgtgggtgtgggtgccaggatgagagcttgtgtctgtgggtgtgaatggatgcatgggtgtcagcttgtgtctgtgggtgtcaATGAATGCAtcggtgagagctggtgtgaatggtgcgagagcatttgtgtgtgattgagagtttgtatataagagaccatgagtatgattgagagagagattggtcagggaggtgatgtgtttctgtgtgagaaagagagactggtcaggaagatgactggtgtgagagagagagaccgagtctggtcgtggggtctaattgtgtgtgtgtgtatgtgtgtgtgtgtgtgtgtgtgagagagagagtgactcacacacactcacacacccaagggaaagaggaagaggactgtgaggacagagcttcggCAGTCCTTGCTGCTTctagtgagtgctattggcctggaagggaaaggagtaggagaattgctggagagggtaagtaaaggtggctttttacatttatttttcttgattgactgccattttaattatagggtattatgcgatgtctgctgttttgaaatattttattgatatctggacatgttttcataatttttatgagtttttaattgttggcctttggcttattctgttttcccaataggaaatgtaagaacataagaaaatgccatactgggtcagaccaagggtccatcaagcccagcatcctgtttccaacagtggccaatccaggccataagaacctggcaagtacccaaaaactaagtctattccatgtaaccattgctaatggcagtggctattctctaagtgaacttaatagcaggtaatggacttctcctccaagaacttattagtgtttagggcctggtttaatagctgTATTTCTTAgaaagggttgttactgtttgagtgtgtccataatacaggtgtaactttgtgcgggttagtttgtgtgcattattgcagatcctgggtcTGTGTTAGGTgctgtatttctctttccatttctccaggtctgcactgcatgcagagtggctttttttggttttccattccagtttctgtctccatatttataatttgtggttttcctgtacttggtgaagggtgtgtgactgaggtgaggtattttactagcatgtaggcctTTGTAtccatcttatttgttgtgttttctcaataggatatgcattagtggtaaattactgtcttttcataaggaaggctattgtgcctgataGTAAAGGGAGTtagtgttgctgttactgaaatgacaccagaaccagaacatattttttctatggtgagttgtacggggaatgtcctagttcagTTTTGCAGTCATtgctgggggttgggggggttcCTGTGGTTGCAGAGTACATGTTTACATTTAACCccttgacggtcacatgttcagtgtgtcacgcatgtgagaaccatctgtcaggtgtgtcctggccaagaaaaggttgagaaccactggcctagtggttacagcagtgggctaggagccaggaaaaccagggttcagatcactttaccctccatagCCTCAGGCACAAAACTAGATTATAAACCCTGTgtggggacagggaagtacctAAATGTcacccactttgaagtgctgaaaagcaacatataaataaatatcagaacaGCCCTGTGAGCTGCATCTGtgtttctgttttgctttcactgtaaataaagtgcaggTAAGAAACAGCCAGCCTGCCCTTCTTTGTTTCCCAAGCCGCTACCAACCCAAGATACCACAGGTGCCTACTGATAAATCCAGGGCTGCACAGAGTATTAGGAAGGTTGATTGTGCATCACGCAAGGTCTTTTCCTAGATGATCTCAAGAGCCAGGCATGTCTAATCATAAGTCCGGTAAAGCTAGAAATAGGGCACTATCTAAAATCTTTACATTTGTAAACAGCATGGGTCTCCCTATTGAGGGGAAAAAGCTTTGCTATAAACCCCAACTCAATTGCTACCCAGTACCAACCACACATGCCAGAAGGTCTTTCCGCTAGGATGCACTGTCATTTTAAAAGCAACATGAATACGGCGGCCAAATATCTGCTACATCGTTTTCTGTGTTTTACATCCACAATGACACAGAAAagaaagataagaaattgccatgctgggtcagaccaagggtccatcaagccctgcatcctgtttccaacagtggccaatccaggccataagaacctggcaagtacccaaaaacagtatgtagatcccatgctactgatctttcttctgttctttctcctagaaacatgatagcagaaaaaaaaagaccatacagcctatctaatctgcccacaCTCAGTCTGCCTAGGAAGGTGGCTGGGACCCAAGACAGAATTCCCAGGCCTCCAGGATTTGGGAGAATTCTTAGGGTCCCGGAAGGTGAACTGGTGAGAGGAGAGAGTTAGTGCCGTACTTCTTGTTTGCGTTGAAGGACCACCTGACGTGTTGTAATCAGCGGAGTTACATTCTGGTGTCACAGTAAGGACTGCCAGGAGTGCGAGCCTGCTGCAGAGTTGCTGCTTACGAAAGCATCGGCAGGAGTTCATCTGTAACTCTTTGGGAGGATTGCCCAGCAGAGATGTGCGTTCATTTGAAACGAATAGGAAAAAACGGGACACATGAGTAGTCCAGCAAAACAGTGTGGTGTGGTGCTTCTGGGAGGTACCAAAGGACATGCCACAAGCCTAaggatcctaaaaaaaaaaaaaaaaaagtctcttttctCCATGCCAGTAAAAATCCCCGGGAGCATGGACCACAATTTggcccctgctcccccccccccccactaaaaaAAAAGCTCCTGCCATAGACAAGAGGTTAGGGCAAGAGTTAAAGTAGTCATAATGTAAAagaaaaagcacacacacacgtaAAACTATAGCGCATGCTAAAATGAAGTGAACCACTGAAATGATATTGGCGGGAAAACAAAAGCATAGCAACACCATGAATCCAAAATGAAACAATGTAATGACATGCAACCTTTCTTTCCAAGCGCACCACATCCTAAGGAACCCTTATCTGAAGAGTGCCGGCACAGGCCGAGTTTTAGCAATCTTCCTGCCCTACGTCAAGGTGCAAGGACATTCCAAGTGCAACCGCTGGACTGAGGTTGCCGAAAAGTCCCCCAAAGCACTGGATAAGAGAAAGCTGTCTCCATTCTATTCAAGTggagaattttaaaacaaagccAGAATAAAAACAGAGTTTCTGACATCCAATTATAATTACTATTATTAGATTGAGGGCTACCCTGGGGAATTCTGCCCCCTACCAGAGCAGTGTAATGAGAAAGTGAACCCCCCCAGCAAAAAAGGAGGGAGGTCACCGGGAATGGTGCTTAGGGAGAAGGACAGGGGGGGGGGCACACGTCAGCAGAAGAAAGAACCATCTGGTCGCCAAAGCTCATGTACATCATCCACTGTTAGGTGGCGCTTACGTTGACTCAATGAAGGATGTCATGATTTACAAAGAGTCCGGGACTAATAGGGCCCCTGCTCCCTCTCCGAAAGGGGCAGCTCAGCCTccaagggcaggaagcaggcaagccacggTCGAGCAGGGGGAAAGGCGCAGCCCCTGCGACACTTCATGGGCACCGAAAGGCAGCGGGGGGGGGAGGCTCAAACACAGCCCTGGTTTTTCCACAGCCTGTGTCACATGAAGGCAACTAAAGCTGCTCTtttctgtgttttatttatttatttatggatttttttatataccggggcacgtaagtaacatcacctcggtttacattcaaacattaattcagcatagtgctttacaatataacataataactgaaagagtacaaaaccatgtataactttgtattaagaGAATAAATATCAATATATGAGTGTCTGTGGAAATAAACTAGAAAGAATAGAATAGGACTcagttcattaatagtaggcttttttgaataaccaggtttttaggttttgttaaaattttttgtggcaaagttcctggcgtaaATGGCACAGTACTGGTGATGGATTCTTCTGTGCTCTTGGAAAGCAATAAGTACGGCACTGTCTTCCGCTTACCTCTGATGATAACCGTGCAACCACACTAGAGGGATCGCTCCATGCCGGTGATTTCCACTCATCTCTTCAACATTCACAAGGTACAACTCAtgcgggccgatacaatacagtgcgctccggtggagcgcactgttagcccgcgtttggccgtgtgttttcgacgcgctagctttaccccttatacagtaaggggtaatatagcacgtcaaaaacgcacagccaaccccccccccccgaaactaataacgcccacaacatgcaaatgcatattgatggccctattagttattcccgatacagaaagcaaaatgtgcagccaagccgcacattttactttcagaaattagtgcctacccaaaggctggcattaatttctgccagcatgggaaagtgtacagaaaagcagaaaaaactgcttttctgtacaccctccgactgaatatcatagcgatattaagtcagaggccccaaaagtaaaaaaaaaagtaaaaatttaaaaaaaaaaattaaaaatgtgcccacggcccgcaggtcggaagacagacgctcaattattccagcgtccattttctgaacccgcagctgtcagcgggtttgagaaccgacaccggaaaaattgagcgtcggctgtcaaacctgctgacagccgccactcctgtcaaaaaggaggcgctaggggtgtccctagcacctccttttatttattttttatttattatttttctatactgacattcgatctcaatcgggatatcacatcgggatatcacatcgggatatcacatcggtttacattcaggtttacattcaggtaccctaatttgcataggccaccctcctgaatcgcgcgcccaggagagtggcctcctcgccggctctcccacgcgtttttctgcatcggcctgatgGTTTGCCCAAGAGGTTACTGCAAGGTTAAGTGGGGCTGAGGACACCACCCACATTGGCAACGGAGCAGGAACAACACAGCTGGCATGACAAGGTTCTGCTGCAGCAGAGGTGAATGACTGGGTTACAACCCAAGGATCTCAACTAGGTGACACAGAATTCAGGCACAGGAGGATCTCTCTGCACACAGTTATCATTAGACACAAAGGTTCTCGCTTGTCGCACAGAGAATCGGCATGCAGACATGTGTAAGAGTCACGCTGACTCACCCAGGTCTCACTTTCACCCACTGACTTATGCGAGAAGGGACAGCAGCGCCAACATTGCTTATGTGCACGGCGGTGCACAGTTCACACCCTGCGTTTCACACCCTGCGtttcccaggctcccattctttgcTCTCACCTGCTCTGCCTGAGGGAAGAAAGCAGAggtgaagggaaaggaaggtCCACACTGTGGGCAGTGAGAGCAGCACAGCTGCCCAGCCCCAGGTTTCAATCCATTACCAGACTGGGGGTTATCTCGTGGCTGGGTCCCTGCAGAGCTGGCCCAGCCCACTGCAGCCCCTGCACTCTGCTGCTCTCCCTGCCCGGGGTGCAGTTCAGTAACTTTCCAGCAGAATTCACAGGATCTCAATGCCCATTCTGCTGTAGGCCTCAATAACTTCACCCTCAGCTCCTCGTGCTCTAATCAAGCAGCCAGCCAGCGGCGTGACTTATTTCCCACCAGAGAAAACCTGTAATTTTACCTCTTTAATCTCACAGCCCGGAGGTGCTTTCCTGCCCTGCTGATTACAGAAGTGGGCTGCTCCCTTCACTAATTCACTCCCTCTGTGAATGGGAGCTCTTTTCTGGTGACAACTTCCAGGAATGAATAGTTCCTTAATCACTGGGCCCATAATAATCACCTTCAGCATCTGGCAGTGAACAGATTACATCTGCCAAGAGCTCCAAACCCAAGGCTGAAGCTGGGTGCCTCGGTTTGCTAGAGATGGGTCAAAAGTCCTGCTGGAGACTTGGACATGTTTCAGGGACATGGAAAAATGCCAAACACCGAGGCTGGAAAGGGCGGACATTTGGAGAAGCGCAAGGCCTTACTGTATTGTTCCTACGGTTGCTCTGTAGGCCAGACAATACTTTACAGAGAAGCGTGAGATACACTTCAAAGATACAAAATTCAACTCTGTGAAACCAAAGTCCCTGGGGAAGGTCTGAGCTGAGATCGAAATATTACAGCTGGATTTTCAGGGTGCCTCCTTTCTGTCTCTGTAGGTGCCCATGACTTGCCATAGTGGGCTGCCATATGGACGAGCTCAGTCCAACCTGACACACAGCCATGCATTAGCCATCGCTAAGAAAGGATGCTGTGGTTCTTATCACAAGTAACTATTATCAGAGTTCAGCACAGAGATCCAATTCAGTGCCTGGTTAATCGGCTGCTGACATAGATCTGCACCCTGCAGTCATCAAGCATTGCCCATCTACCCAGTCCAGGGCATGGGGCCAACAATTACAGCCAAGCCCCCTCACTGTCAGAAAGGACCAAAGTGCTGTGTGCTTATGACATCACAGGTAGCTCTCCTGCAGTCCAATAGTGATGTCATTAGCACAGAGTAAACCCTAGATTTGGGGGCAGGACCTGAGTGGTGCACATCTGACTTTGATTTGCAAAATTCAGGCTGGGATTTTCCAATTGCACAGAAGGCAGGGGGCTTGAGAAATGAGAGCTCCCCTCTAAGAATGAATGGCAGAAATGAATATTAGAAAGCTGCAGGGAGCTGAAAGCGGAAGGCACAGTTAACAGCAGCAGCTGGGTGGtcatcctctcctcctcctggctCTGGTGAAATAGTGATCAGGAAGCAGCCCACCACCACCCTAATTAACTCAACAGGAGGTCAGAGCAAGGGCAGGCGGGGGAGACACTGTTTCTGCAGCAGCTGGCATCAAGGCTTGGGCACTCCTTCTGGACTCTGCAGTAACACTGGGAAAATTTCTAAGCAGAACATCCATGTTGCCTGCTGTCCCTCCCCTACCCTTGGAGAAAAATGGGCTGGAAACTGGTCCTGCCATCTTGCCTGAGCAGTGCTGCACACCAGACGCTGCACTATGGGCTGGATCTCTTTCCAACAGGGCAGCCTCCAGCCCTGGGAATGACGGTATGAACCAGGTGCGAGTATCTGCCGCCATCGGTGCAAAGGACCAAGTTCCGGACCATGTAAGAGCACCTCCCATGCAGTGCCCCCTACCCCTCATACCCATTCATCAACGGCACCAACGATGCCGGCCTTGCCCAATGCTGGATAGGCTGAGACCCAACAACCCACTGCCATGTCCTAGGGCAGGAATTTTCCCCATGATCTTTGGCCCGGGTTCATTAACTCAGCAGCTGTGGCTGCAGCATTCACCTCAGCTACTTGGCCTGCAAttagtgggggggggagaaagtgcTGTTCACTGCCCAGTGACACGGGAAATGAGAGACAATCATGTTCACCGAGGCTCTTCTAGAAGTTTCTCTGCTTCAGAACACAAATCACCTCGTGTGTTCCCATACAGATGGGTTCAGTGCAAGACAATATATTCCTGCATTACCTGCCTCAGTGTGATCCCTGTAAAAGGTTCTGATGAcaatcagcacagcagcaccctgatTACCTCAGCAAGAAATATGAAAAGGAGCTCctaatgtttgtatgttaattaACCACCAACTAAACtacacacattttattttgacAACCTAGTCCTGCTTTGAGAAGGAATctgacacatagaaacatagattaTGGCAGTGGGTGGGGAGGGCTCAGCCCGGTGGCTCGACGGCACCACTGCACAGTGCCATGTGGAGGGGCCTGGCTTTGATTTCAGGGTCGCatcttctgctccccaggccaGCTGGGGCTGCAGATGCAATGAAGGCTTCCaacaccagatcccagccctggttcccatTCAGCTGCTagaccaaaggagcaggaggaaattgctggatccaaaaccaaaacaaaaaaaaaaagaatatgacaTCATATAATTGTTATGATGCTATACTTTTATACCACCTTCCCTGAAAGATTGCAAGCTCTTTTCTCCCCTCTTGTTGCAATACCATAAACTTGACCTGACCTGACCGCCAGTTTTACCCCTTTGATTCACCATTGCTAAGGATCCTCGGTGCTTATGCCAGGCTTCCTTTAACCCTCTGTTTTGGGACTCCACCCTCTCCTGGGGAAGGCCATTCCTTGTACCCAACTCCCtccctgtaaataaatatttcatttgaCTAAGCCCAATACAAGACTCTTGGGTGGGATGAGGGGCTAGATCCTAAATCTCCCCTGGG
This sequence is a window from Rhinatrema bivittatum chromosome 5, aRhiBiv1.1, whole genome shotgun sequence. Protein-coding genes within it:
- the RNF122 gene encoding RING finger protein 122 isoform X1 yields the protein MSFGTSQKHHTTLFCWTTHVSRFFLFVSNERTSLLGNPPKELQMNSCRCFRKQQLCSRLALLAVLTVTPECNSADYNTSGGPSTQTRRCFCGLGLIYTNKSCTMPPITFQDLPLNIYMVIFGTGIFVFVLSLIFCCYFISKLRHQAQSERFGYKEVVLKGDARKLNLHGQTCAVCLEDFKVKDELGVLPCQHAFHRKCLVKWLEVRCVCPMCNKHFVGPAEQRQGVGTLLDELV